From a single Onychomys torridus chromosome 9, mOncTor1.1, whole genome shotgun sequence genomic region:
- the Ska3 gene encoding spindle and kinetochore-associated protein 3 has translation MNPIQSFHCKLRGLAAVLDAETARLLRALEGEDGDFEDSPMRILYDLHSEVQTLKDDVNTLLGEARLESQESTRFIKATKVLMKKNSTDIMKLREFFQKYGYQARDKEDSVCEHEVSDSATELAVCEDVQKPGVEDQPVDACVLSTSVSEKPLRSPQLSDFGLERYIVSQVPPDPPQTADSLKEECVSETPPGKDSSVPVLKTPRCALKMDDFECVTPKLEHFGISEYTMCLNEDYTMGLRNMKNMKSSPLSCASGEAVGTEPVTSDNSSAIPGSIIEQLEKPDAEYTNSPLPPKFCTPGLKIPSTVDNGALVYKNYPLAKPNSSSSDLEVKDCDPLILNSDECYENFADPPSTMTSCENIRTPSPPKVTAIPEDILQMLTKHNSNLATPLEVKAMPSRKGFLKYGGQSIRGAANKENW, from the exons ATGAACCCTATCCAGAGTTTCCACTGTAAGCTGCGGGGTCTGGCCGCCGTGCTGGACGCCGAGACGGCCCGGCTGCTGCGAGCGCTGGAGGGCGAGGACGGCG aCTTTGAGGATTCGCCAATGAGAATTTTATATGACCTTCACTCAGAAGTTCAGACTCTAAAG GATGATGTCAACACTCTTCTTGGTGAAGCAAGATTGGAAAGTCAAGAAAGCACACGTTTCATAAAGGCAACAAAAGTACtgatgaaaaaaaattcaacagaCATCATGAAACTGAGAGAGTTTTTCCAGAAGTATGGCTATCAAGCACGTGACAAGGAAGATTCAG TATGTGAGCACGAAGTCAGTGACTCAGCCACAGAGTTGGCTGTGTGTGAAGACGTTCAGAAGCCTGGTGTGGAGGACCAGCCGGTTGATGCATGTGTCCTGAGCACTTCTGTTTCTGAAAAGCCTCTACGCAGCCCACAGCTTTCAGACTTTGGACTGGAGCGGTACATAGTCTCCCAAGTCCCACCAGACCCTCCCCAGACAGCTGACAGCCTTAAAGAAGAATGCGTATCTGAAACCCCTCCTGGCAAGGACTCTTCTGTCCCAGTGCTAAAGACTCCCAGGTGTGCTCTAAAGATGGATGATTTTGAGTGTGTAACTCCTAAATTAGAACACTTTGGTATATCTGAATACACCATGTGTTTAAATGAAGATTATACCATGGGACTTAGAAATATGAAGAACATGAAAAG CTCCCCTCTGAGCTGTGCCAGTGGAGAGGCCGTAGGGACAGAGCCTGTGACCAGTGACAATTCTTCAGCCATTCCTGGTTCCATAATCGAGCAGCTGGAAAAACCTG ATGCTGAATATACAAATTCACCATTGCCACCTAAATTCTGCACCCCTGGTTTGAAAATTCCGTCTACAGTAGACAATGGAGCTTTG GTATATAAAAATTATCCATTAGCAAAACCAAATAGTTCATCAAGTGATTTGGAAGTTAAAGACTGTGATCCATTAATTCTAAATTCAGATGAATGCTATGAGAATTTTGCAGACCCCCCTTCTACAATGACTTCTTGTGAAAATATCAGAACACCTTCTCCTCCAAAAGTCACTGCAATTCCAGAAGACATTCTCCAG atgttAACAAAGCACAACTCAAACCTAGCTACTCCACTGGAGGTTAAAGCTATGCCatccaggaaaggcttcctcaAGTACGGGGGACAGAGCATCCGAGGTGCTGCCAACAAGGAAAACTGGTGA
- the Mrpl57 gene encoding ribosomal protein 63, mitochondrial, translated as MFLTAVLLRGRIPGRQWIGKHRRPRNVSFRMKENMIRRLEVEAENHYWLSMPYLTAEQEYRHAAERRAQAFEAIKAAATSKFPEHRYVADQLDHLNVTKKWS; from the coding sequence ATGTTCCTCACCGCCGTCCTCCTCCGCGGCCGCATTCCGGGCCGGCAGTGGATCGGGAAGCACCGGCGGCCGCGGAACGTGTCCTTCCGGATGAAGGAGAACATGATCCGGCGCCTGGAGGTGGAGGCCGAGAACCACTACTGGCTGAGCATGCCCTACCTGACAGCCGAGCAGGAGTACCGCCACGCCGCGGAGCGCAGGGCGCAGGCTTTTGAGGCCATCAAGGCGGCCGCCACTTCCAAGTTCCCCGAGCACAGATACGTTGCCGACCAGCTAGACCATCTCAACGTCACGAAGAAATGGTCCTAA